The proteins below come from a single Zhouia spongiae genomic window:
- a CDS encoding aminotransferase class III-fold pyridoxal phosphate-dependent enzyme has translation MNYKTLQISPQQAENIAFELFEVKGNAKPLPGEIDFNFKIDADNESYILKVSRPDEDPGYLDFQQQLLNYVSHANLIAPKVIKDKSGNDISEITDDSGQKRKVRLLTWISGRVWSSVNPQTDTLRFNLGEQCGALAKALLHFDHAKAHRSFEWDIAQADWTYDYVSYFNKEEKDIISFFQQQFKEAQAGYRQLRKAVVHNDANDNNVIVSEDLQNPVVVSCIDYGDAVYTQTINDLAIVCAYAIMNHNNPLEAALPIVKGYHKNFPLKEEELRYLYVAIAMRLVISVTKSAINKIKEPDNEYLLISEKPAWELLRKWYAISEDYAHFSFRDACGFIAHPNEVDFKDWAAQQAFSVAGLFPDQRIGKVTPVDLSVSSKWLGHEQDFNDHDLFEFKLKRLQKQHPNTLIAGGYLEPRPFYTSSLFERIGNKGKEHRTFHLGVDFWLPAKTPVHCFMEGEVFTAVLDEGEKGYGGLIILKHKTPSFEFYSLYGHLSKDSVQHFNVGDVLKKGDKIGELGTSAENGGWVPHLHFQLLLSMLSYKNDFPGVAYHSELPVWESICPDPGLLFTSQGLNRHKEMLNNEIITYRKEHLGKSLSLQYKVPIKMVRGAGQYLVDQYGKKYLDTVNNVAHVGHEHARVVKAGQEQMSLINTNSRYLHENINQLAKELIETLPPELNVLHFVNSGSEANELAIRMMKAATGERDIIASEVGYHGNSNMCIDISSYKFDGKGGKGAPEHTHIFPLPDSFRGKYRGRDAGKLYADEVKKCIEQVHDKGRKVGGLIVEPIISCGGQIELPDGFLKQAYAYIREAGGICISDEVQVGCGRVGKTFWGFQLYDVVPDIVTIGKPLGNGHPLAAVACTQEVADKFANGMEYFNTFGGNPVSCAIGTAVLRVVKDEKLQQNALEIGAYLKTTLNELAEEFPIIGDVRGQGLFLGIEFVDKEMRPLAAHADYTINRMKDHGILMSTDGPDNNVLKIKPPIVFTKDNAEELIFYLKKILAEDFMRAY, from the coding sequence ATGAATTATAAAACATTACAGATATCGCCACAACAAGCCGAAAATATAGCTTTCGAGCTTTTTGAAGTAAAAGGAAATGCAAAGCCTTTGCCCGGAGAGATCGATTTTAATTTTAAAATTGATGCCGATAATGAAAGTTATATTCTAAAAGTATCACGTCCGGATGAAGATCCGGGATATTTGGACTTTCAGCAACAATTGTTGAATTATGTATCGCATGCAAATCTTATTGCTCCCAAAGTAATAAAAGATAAAAGCGGGAACGATATTTCAGAAATAACCGATGATTCCGGACAAAAAAGGAAGGTGCGATTGTTAACCTGGATCTCCGGCAGGGTGTGGAGCAGCGTAAACCCTCAAACAGATACCCTGCGCTTTAATCTGGGCGAACAATGTGGAGCGCTTGCCAAAGCACTTCTACATTTCGATCATGCTAAAGCCCATCGCAGTTTTGAATGGGACATAGCGCAGGCCGATTGGACGTACGATTATGTGTCGTATTTCAATAAAGAAGAAAAGGATATTATTTCCTTCTTTCAGCAACAATTCAAAGAAGCACAGGCGGGATATAGACAACTTCGAAAAGCTGTGGTACATAACGATGCTAACGATAATAATGTAATTGTATCGGAAGATCTGCAAAACCCCGTGGTTGTTTCCTGTATAGATTATGGCGATGCGGTTTATACGCAAACCATTAACGATCTGGCCATTGTATGTGCGTATGCGATTATGAATCATAACAATCCACTGGAAGCCGCTTTGCCAATAGTGAAAGGATATCACAAAAACTTCCCGTTAAAAGAGGAGGAACTAAGGTATCTGTATGTGGCCATCGCCATGCGATTGGTGATATCAGTTACCAAATCGGCCATTAATAAAATAAAAGAACCCGATAATGAATACTTGCTGATCAGTGAAAAACCTGCCTGGGAATTGTTAAGGAAATGGTATGCTATTAGCGAAGATTATGCACATTTTAGTTTCAGGGATGCTTGCGGTTTTATTGCCCATCCTAATGAAGTTGACTTTAAAGATTGGGCAGCGCAACAAGCATTTTCTGTGGCCGGCCTTTTCCCGGATCAACGTATCGGGAAAGTAACGCCAGTAGATCTTAGTGTATCGAGCAAGTGGCTAGGGCATGAACAGGATTTTAACGATCATGATCTTTTTGAATTCAAGCTTAAAAGACTTCAAAAGCAACATCCGAATACACTTATTGCCGGAGGATATTTAGAACCAAGGCCTTTCTATACAAGCTCTTTGTTTGAACGGATAGGAAACAAAGGAAAAGAACATAGAACCTTTCACCTGGGGGTTGATTTTTGGCTACCGGCTAAAACTCCGGTGCATTGCTTTATGGAAGGGGAAGTGTTTACTGCTGTTCTAGATGAAGGAGAAAAAGGTTATGGCGGACTCATAATTTTAAAACACAAAACCCCTTCTTTTGAGTTTTATTCCTTGTACGGACACTTGTCCAAGGATAGTGTTCAACATTTCAACGTTGGAGATGTCCTTAAAAAAGGAGATAAAATTGGCGAGTTGGGTACCTCAGCTGAAAATGGGGGCTGGGTACCACATTTGCATTTTCAGTTGCTACTTTCCATGCTCAGCTATAAAAATGATTTCCCGGGAGTAGCTTACCATAGCGAACTACCGGTATGGGAAAGTATTTGTCCCGATCCGGGATTGTTGTTTACATCACAGGGATTAAACAGGCATAAGGAGATGCTTAACAATGAAATCATCACCTATAGAAAAGAACATTTGGGGAAAAGTCTGAGCCTTCAATATAAAGTGCCTATAAAAATGGTGCGGGGTGCGGGGCAATACCTTGTAGATCAATACGGCAAAAAATACCTCGATACGGTAAATAATGTTGCCCATGTAGGTCACGAACACGCCAGGGTGGTAAAAGCAGGACAGGAGCAAATGTCACTCATCAATACCAATTCAAGGTATCTGCACGAAAACATAAATCAACTGGCAAAAGAACTCATAGAAACATTACCTCCCGAATTGAATGTTTTGCATTTTGTGAATTCGGGAAGCGAGGCCAACGAATTGGCGATACGCATGATGAAAGCCGCAACCGGAGAAAGAGATATCATAGCTTCGGAGGTTGGGTATCATGGTAATAGTAATATGTGTATAGATATCAGTTCGTACAAATTCGATGGCAAAGGAGGAAAGGGAGCCCCCGAACATACCCATATTTTTCCGCTTCCGGACAGTTTCAGAGGGAAATACAGAGGAAGAGATGCCGGTAAATTGTATGCCGATGAAGTTAAGAAGTGTATTGAACAGGTGCATGACAAAGGCAGAAAGGTAGGAGGCCTTATTGTGGAGCCGATTATTAGTTGTGGCGGACAAATAGAATTGCCTGATGGGTTTCTAAAACAAGCCTATGCATACATAAGGGAAGCCGGAGGAATCTGTATTTCTGATGAGGTTCAGGTTGGCTGCGGACGTGTAGGTAAGACCTTTTGGGGCTTTCAGCTGTATGATGTAGTTCCCGATATTGTAACCATTGGAAAACCATTAGGTAATGGTCACCCGCTGGCAGCAGTAGCTTGTACACAGGAAGTAGCCGATAAGTTTGCCAACGGGATGGAATATTTCAACACATTCGGCGGCAATCCTGTTTCGTGTGCCATAGGAACGGCCGTATTAAGAGTAGTTAAAGATGAAAAATTACAGCAAAATGCACTCGAAATAGGAGCGTATTTAAAGACTACTTTAAATGAGTTAGCCGAAGAGTTCCCTATTATTGGAGATGTTAGAGGCCAGGGACTTTTCTTAGGGATAGAATTTGTAGATAAAGAAATGAGACCACTCGCTGCTCATGCCGATTATACAATCAACAGGATGAAAGACCATGGCATTTTGATGAGTACCGACGGTCCTGATAATAATGTATTAAAAATTAAACCCCCGATTGTATTTACAAAAGACAATGCCGAAGAACTTATCTTCTACCTGAAAAAGATTCTTGCAGAAGATTTTATGAGGGCTTATTAA
- a CDS encoding endonuclease/exonuclease/phosphatase family protein, which yields MLQIPLFEINWRRKLKGLLMFFGFTTFFGVGAGLAQEKVTIDFDTEKINEYKYLKGVKGSALEIRPQSKPFVITESDKINFDYKSDFTVSFWIRTGMNASHRTVLLSQKPYETSGLKAQKRSGWVFYMSGGTWAWNIGSGSRRITYERDNGKFMPLNNGEWHFLVMTYSALKGEVRLYYDGINRAIYNLKDSKGFPFEGEFPVMIGSHLKGKTFKGSWLDEISEGQELLQNLVDEFNSLSVSYNGKELYADELIDLVVDPKGLSENKGLKGIDKRRMERLLSLQKELKKNPYTIYQVKDFMEVAPLGEIYVLDKGVIKINKRVAKKYSDQVGFKPPCFEIDEVVFTQKALSSKEVALDFNKYVDANIGHRSGTKESITAAVWNIHHGGKHNTLEKDGWDSRNRIVEMLKQKEADVVMMQETYSSGDFIAAELGFYYATTIDWDYLNQGSNISVLSRYPIEEVDVPEESPFMNVSAKIRISDSQYINVMSNWYGMNSFLNVFDFHKERFYNADQVPVLFGGDFNAVPHTDGGESLASETLLEFGFKDAYRSLYPSFNDHPGHTFEDGIRIDQLYYLGKGLKNTSTEVISKENDKFPSDHFMILSRFKLY from the coding sequence ATGTTACAAATACCTTTGTTTGAAATCAATTGGCGAAGAAAGTTAAAGGGACTATTGATGTTTTTTGGATTTACGACCTTCTTTGGGGTCGGCGCGGGGTTGGCTCAAGAAAAAGTGACAATAGATTTTGATACTGAAAAGATAAATGAATACAAGTATTTAAAGGGGGTAAAAGGAAGCGCATTGGAAATTAGACCACAAAGTAAACCATTTGTGATAACAGAAAGTGATAAGATCAATTTTGACTATAAAAGTGATTTTACAGTTTCGTTTTGGATCCGTACCGGAATGAATGCGTCGCATAGAACTGTTCTGTTAAGCCAGAAGCCTTATGAAACCTCGGGTTTAAAAGCCCAGAAGAGATCAGGGTGGGTGTTTTATATGTCCGGAGGTACTTGGGCGTGGAATATTGGTTCGGGATCAAGAAGAATTACATATGAACGCGATAATGGTAAATTCATGCCGTTGAATAATGGAGAATGGCACTTTCTGGTTATGACTTATAGTGCGTTGAAGGGAGAAGTCCGGTTGTATTATGACGGGATAAATAGGGCGATTTATAATTTGAAGGACAGCAAAGGGTTTCCGTTTGAAGGGGAATTCCCGGTAATGATAGGATCGCATTTAAAAGGAAAGACATTTAAAGGCTCGTGGTTAGATGAAATTTCAGAAGGGCAGGAATTATTGCAAAACCTGGTAGATGAGTTTAATAGTCTTAGTGTTTCTTATAATGGGAAGGAGCTATATGCGGATGAGTTAATAGACTTGGTTGTTGATCCAAAAGGACTGTCAGAGAACAAGGGGTTAAAAGGAATTGATAAGCGCCGTATGGAGAGGCTTTTATCCTTACAGAAAGAATTAAAGAAGAACCCGTATACGATTTATCAGGTTAAGGATTTTATGGAAGTAGCTCCTTTAGGAGAAATCTATGTTCTCGATAAAGGAGTTATTAAGATCAATAAGCGTGTTGCCAAAAAGTATTCAGATCAGGTGGGGTTTAAACCGCCCTGTTTTGAGATAGATGAGGTTGTGTTTACTCAGAAAGCTCTTTCATCAAAGGAGGTCGCTTTAGACTTTAATAAGTATGTGGATGCGAATATCGGGCACCGGTCAGGTACAAAGGAATCAATAACCGCAGCAGTATGGAATATCCACCACGGGGGAAAACATAATACTTTGGAAAAAGACGGATGGGACTCAAGAAACAGGATTGTAGAAATGTTAAAGCAAAAGGAAGCAGACGTGGTTATGATGCAAGAAACATATTCCTCAGGCGACTTTATTGCTGCCGAGTTAGGATTTTATTATGCCACGACGATTGATTGGGATTATTTAAATCAGGGTAGTAATATCTCTGTATTGAGCAGGTATCCGATAGAAGAGGTTGATGTTCCGGAAGAAAGTCCATTTATGAATGTTTCTGCCAAGATTAGAATTAGCGATTCACAGTATATAAATGTAATGTCTAACTGGTACGGAATGAACTCTTTTTTAAATGTTTTTGATTTCCACAAAGAACGTTTTTATAATGCAGACCAGGTGCCGGTGTTGTTCGGTGGTGACTTTAATGCTGTTCCCCATACAGACGGAGGTGAAAGCCTGGCCTCTGAAACCTTGTTGGAATTTGGTTTTAAGGATGCATACCGGAGTTTGTATCCGAGTTTTAACGATCATCCCGGGCATACTTTCGAAGATGGTATTAGAATTGATCAATTGTATTATTTGGGAAAAGGCTTAAAAAATACGAGTACAGAAGTGATTTCTAAAGAGAATGATAAATTTCCATCTGATCATTTTATGATTCTGTCCAGGTTTAAATTATACTAA
- a CDS encoding glycoside hydrolase family 2 TIM barrel-domain containing protein — protein MKKIYITLTAALALLSCKHQDLEKVPEQTYYYNHEIFEENKLPPRATFFGLESPELNNKEQSKRFLSLNGDWKFHFVKDPKQRPTTFQNIAYNDADWDTIKVPANWETEGYDYPIYLDERYPFTTKWPDAPTDYNPVGTYRNEIELSAELLKEDVILHFAAAKSAMYLYINGKYVGYSQGSKTPAEFNITPYVHEGKNLIAMQMFRWSDASYLESQDMLRMSGIERDVYIYSQPKVFVADYYAKTNLDDSYTDGIFNITVTIQNNTAEEVSRNIAVQLADNDSVLFAVSEKLIIPANGKKEFKIEKSISKVNQWSAEIPNLYDLNITLEDESEKANNQYIKTYTGFKRVEIKNSQVLVNGQPIYIKGVDRHETDPITGHVVSKETMEKDIRLMKQNNINAVRSSHYPNDPYWLELCDKYGLYIVDEANIESHPLAIDEKTQIGNEMSWLPAHMARTQRMYYRDRNHVSIYSWSLGNEAGEGEIFKTTYKWLKDRDANRIVQYEPAGKEDYTDIYCPMYPKFKYLIEHGESDSNKPSIMIEYAHAMGNSVGNLQDYWNLIEKYPNLQGGYIWDWVDQSLEYKDENGKPYFAYGHDFHPDLPTDGNFLNNGLVGPYRNPHPHLSEVKKVYEPVQFSYLGDGVIQVENKNFFANLSDKEVVWKLLVDGEVKHKGENISIGTLPRQKEKTVMEGFPKSLEKGKEYILEVSLLQKDDSELISKGYEVAWDQFLIQKGKVKPSADEAGEALEISSDNEFITISNKKTSFKINKTSGEIVQWNYTGSVITNHPVRPSFWRAPTDNDLGNGMQTRAKTWQDATYNLKAELVKQPEKVNAGVSFTVNYLLPENQAKTQIVYTLKKTGALQLDYSFEANKKDLPNIPRIGMYMTLPKSFTDMEWYGNGPGESYWDRKTGVKAGIYDSKITDDFHRYMRPQETGNKTDVRWIEISSPDISLKAVATSNWLNSSAWPFAMKEIDFIAGEDGAESASGLVPVTTKHGADIKIGDKVQWNIDHLQMGVGGDNSWGAKVHDAYTIKPGKYQYSFSIIPYKK, from the coding sequence ATGAAAAAAATATATATTACTTTAACAGCAGCTTTGGCTTTGCTGAGTTGCAAACATCAGGATCTCGAAAAGGTTCCGGAGCAAACCTATTACTATAACCACGAGATTTTTGAAGAAAATAAATTGCCACCCAGGGCAACATTCTTCGGACTGGAATCTCCTGAATTGAATAATAAAGAACAGTCAAAACGTTTTCTAAGTCTTAATGGCGATTGGAAATTCCACTTTGTGAAAGACCCGAAACAACGGCCGACTACATTTCAGAATATAGCTTATAACGATGCTGATTGGGATACTATTAAAGTTCCTGCCAATTGGGAAACCGAAGGTTATGATTACCCTATTTATTTGGATGAACGTTATCCGTTTACAACCAAATGGCCCGATGCTCCAACCGATTATAATCCGGTAGGTACCTACAGAAATGAGATTGAGTTAAGTGCAGAACTGTTGAAAGAAGATGTGATCCTGCATTTTGCGGCTGCCAAATCGGCTATGTACCTCTACATAAACGGAAAATATGTAGGATATTCGCAAGGGAGCAAAACACCGGCCGAATTCAACATTACACCTTATGTACACGAAGGGAAAAACCTTATTGCCATGCAGATGTTCCGGTGGAGTGATGCCAGCTATCTGGAAAGCCAGGATATGTTACGAATGAGCGGTATTGAGCGCGATGTTTATATCTATAGCCAGCCTAAAGTATTTGTGGCAGATTACTACGCCAAAACAAATCTGGATGATAGTTATACCGATGGAATTTTTAATATAACCGTTACCATTCAAAACAATACAGCAGAAGAGGTGTCCCGAAATATAGCTGTTCAATTGGCTGATAATGACAGTGTATTGTTTGCTGTGTCGGAAAAATTGATAATTCCGGCCAATGGTAAAAAAGAATTTAAGATTGAAAAGAGCATATCAAAAGTAAATCAATGGTCGGCCGAAATACCAAACCTGTACGATCTGAATATTACGCTCGAAGACGAATCAGAAAAAGCGAATAATCAGTATATAAAAACCTATACCGGATTTAAACGTGTAGAAATCAAGAATAGTCAGGTATTGGTAAACGGACAACCAATTTATATTAAAGGAGTAGACCGGCATGAAACAGACCCGATTACCGGACACGTAGTTTCAAAGGAAACTATGGAGAAAGATATCAGGTTAATGAAACAAAATAATATTAATGCGGTGAGGAGTTCGCATTATCCTAACGATCCGTATTGGTTGGAATTGTGCGATAAGTATGGACTTTATATTGTAGATGAAGCCAATATTGAAAGTCACCCGTTGGCAATCGATGAGAAAACGCAGATCGGCAATGAGATGAGTTGGTTGCCTGCACATATGGCGCGTACACAACGTATGTATTACAGGGACAGGAACCATGTAAGTATTTATTCGTGGTCATTAGGAAATGAAGCCGGGGAAGGGGAAATATTTAAAACTACCTATAAATGGCTTAAAGATCGCGATGCTAACCGAATTGTTCAATACGAGCCGGCAGGCAAAGAAGATTATACGGATATCTATTGCCCCATGTATCCTAAGTTTAAGTATTTGATTGAGCATGGAGAGTCGGATTCAAACAAACCTTCCATTATGATCGAATATGCCCATGCCATGGGGAATTCGGTAGGGAATTTACAGGATTATTGGAATCTTATAGAAAAATATCCGAACCTTCAAGGTGGCTATATCTGGGATTGGGTAGATCAAAGTCTGGAGTATAAAGACGAAAATGGAAAACCGTATTTTGCCTACGGACACGATTTTCATCCCGATCTCCCTACAGACGGAAACTTTTTGAATAACGGATTGGTAGGCCCGTACAGAAACCCGCATCCTCATTTATCAGAAGTGAAAAAAGTATACGAACCGGTACAGTTTAGTTATTTGGGAGATGGTGTTATACAGGTAGAGAACAAAAACTTTTTTGCAAACCTGTCCGATAAAGAGGTCGTATGGAAACTGCTCGTTGATGGGGAGGTTAAACATAAAGGGGAAAACATTTCGATTGGCACCCTGCCCCGACAAAAAGAAAAAACGGTTATGGAGGGATTCCCAAAAAGCCTGGAAAAAGGGAAAGAATATATTCTTGAGGTAAGCCTTTTACAAAAAGACGATTCGGAGCTTATATCAAAAGGATATGAAGTGGCATGGGATCAGTTTTTGATTCAGAAAGGAAAAGTAAAACCATCGGCAGATGAAGCCGGAGAGGCATTGGAAATTAGTTCGGATAACGAATTTATAACGATCAGTAATAAAAAGACATCTTTTAAGATTAATAAAACTTCTGGCGAGATTGTACAATGGAACTATACCGGATCGGTAATTACAAACCATCCTGTAAGGCCAAGTTTCTGGCGGGCTCCTACCGATAACGATCTGGGTAACGGAATGCAAACCCGGGCTAAAACATGGCAGGATGCAACTTATAATTTAAAAGCAGAACTTGTAAAACAACCTGAAAAAGTAAATGCCGGGGTGTCTTTTACGGTAAATTATTTGTTGCCGGAGAATCAAGCCAAAACACAAATAGTATATACTTTGAAAAAAACCGGTGCATTACAGCTGGATTATTCGTTTGAAGCTAATAAAAAAGACCTTCCGAATATTCCGAGAATAGGTATGTATATGACCTTACCAAAATCGTTCACCGATATGGAATGGTATGGTAATGGTCCCGGAGAAAGTTATTGGGATAGAAAGACAGGAGTTAAAGCGGGAATTTATGATTCAAAGATTACGGACGATTTTCACAGGTATATGCGTCCGCAGGAAACAGGGAATAAAACCGATGTACGTTGGATAGAAATATCATCTCCGGATATATCTTTAAAAGCTGTTGCGACTTCAAATTGGTTAAATTCGAGTGCATGGCCGTTTGCCATGAAAGAGATCGATTTTATTGCAGGGGAAGACGGAGCAGAATCGGCATCAGGCCTGGTTCCCGTTACAACAAAACACGGAGCCGATATTAAAATAGGAGATAAGGTGCAATGGAATATAGATCATCTTCAAATGGGAGTAGGAGGAGATAACTCCTGGGGAGCAAAGGTACACGATGCGTATACCATAAAACCCGGGAAATATCAATATTCGTTTTCGATAATTCCTTATAAAAAATAG
- a CDS encoding Gfo/Idh/MocA family protein, whose amino-acid sequence MTSLIKTGLLSYGTSGKIFHAPFIDKHPHFELAAVVERSVKNANNDYPDIKSFDSVESIINDNDIELIIVNTPNATHFDFAMQALKNGKHVLLEKAFCCTSLEARQLFSEARKRKLYVLPYQNRRYDGDFLSVKKVIDSGVLGQLVEIHLHFDRYRYTISHKAKEKPGPGSGIQYDLGPHVLDAALALFGIPRQWSKTVGYFRPGTEVDDYAHFHLSYADGKQVFVSTSMLVADPQPGFIIHGTKGSYIKQRVNVQEEQLLKGISLSDPAYGLETKDTSGKLTLANEQGTVIRKDVKAERGNYLKVFDDVYNTIRHDDSYPVTEDQIIKQIEIIES is encoded by the coding sequence ATGACTTCACTCATCAAAACAGGATTGCTTTCATACGGCACATCAGGAAAGATCTTTCATGCCCCTTTTATAGACAAGCATCCACATTTCGAGCTGGCAGCCGTCGTGGAACGCTCCGTGAAGAATGCAAATAACGACTACCCTGATATTAAAAGCTTTGACTCGGTAGAAAGCATCATCAATGATAATGATATTGAACTCATTATCGTTAATACTCCCAATGCTACCCATTTTGATTTTGCCATGCAGGCTTTAAAAAACGGGAAGCACGTACTACTGGAAAAAGCTTTTTGCTGTACGTCTTTGGAAGCAAGACAACTATTTAGTGAAGCCAGAAAACGGAAACTATATGTGCTTCCTTATCAAAACAGAAGGTATGATGGTGACTTTCTTTCTGTTAAGAAAGTAATTGACTCCGGAGTTCTTGGACAACTTGTTGAGATACACCTGCATTTCGACAGGTATCGCTATACCATCAGTCACAAAGCCAAGGAGAAACCGGGCCCAGGCAGCGGCATTCAATACGACCTTGGCCCGCATGTACTGGATGCTGCTTTAGCACTCTTTGGCATTCCCCGGCAATGGTCTAAAACGGTTGGCTATTTCAGACCAGGAACGGAAGTAGACGACTATGCTCATTTTCATTTATCGTATGCCGATGGTAAACAGGTTTTTGTAAGTACCAGTATGTTGGTTGCCGACCCACAACCGGGTTTTATCATTCATGGCACTAAAGGGTCATACATCAAGCAACGGGTTAATGTTCAGGAAGAGCAGTTGTTAAAGGGGATCTCTCTTTCCGACCCTGCATATGGACTTGAAACGAAGGACACTTCCGGAAAGTTGACCTTAGCAAATGAACAAGGCACTGTTATCAGAAAAGATGTCAAAGCTGAAAGAGGGAACTATCTGAAAGTTTTTGATGATGTATACAATACCATCAGGCATGATGATTCTTATCCTGTTACCGAAGACCAGATCATTAAACAGATCGAAATTATTGAAAGCTAA
- a CDS encoding MGH1-like glycoside hydrolase domain-containing protein, with product MYRNKVLALVCVLLFAIGCKQHPNKQKETTKPKLNYLYNTANVLNYKGVPVNKKDRNALMFSDQGAWFAYGLPDGRGNGNGFSGPFLLTQQNGVWAGRSLSELTLVNGESDTLVDWQEDLIDQSSYHSHLEQTFENKRLRVEQQLVYMSAHTALQRTKITNLSNQSIALGIEITGNVFDSLDINVLKEKGGIKLVSDRSEATGHLKLLNKNNEIKTTGNTFSIKQTPFVLQPKETKEVIMAQSFIFPEYSWKEEEELIDEADFESVLLKRKIEKEGQLESLIDKQRTGFKKQEYTNVLAKALLTLQNNWRVPAGELKHQGLFPSYHYKWFHGFWSWDSWKHAVGLVLYNEDLAKDQIRAMFDFQQEDGFIVDCIYRDTTIEAHNYRDTKPPLASWAVAEVFGKSGDTAFVKEMYSKLKRYHEWWYAKRDHDKDGLCEYGSTDGSLIAAKWESGMDNAIRFDDAEILKNSDGAYSLNQESVDLNAYLYAEKLYLAALANVLHNETDKKDFEDDAQQLKDRIQHQFYSEEDGWFYDTSLDGEHFVKGAGSEGWIPLWTNVATPTQAEAIKNKMMNTEKFFTKVPFQTMAKDHPKFDPMNGYWRGPNWLDQAYFGVKGLRNYGYNKEADSATVQILNGAEGLLDKGTSIRENYHPITGKGLNAKNFSWSAAHIMMMLTEDN from the coding sequence ATGTATAGAAACAAAGTACTTGCTTTGGTGTGCGTTTTGCTTTTTGCCATAGGATGTAAACAACACCCAAATAAGCAGAAGGAAACGACAAAGCCTAAATTGAACTACCTTTATAATACTGCTAATGTGCTTAACTATAAGGGAGTGCCCGTGAATAAAAAAGACAGGAATGCCCTTATGTTCTCAGATCAGGGAGCGTGGTTTGCTTACGGATTGCCCGATGGGCGGGGAAATGGTAACGGTTTTTCGGGCCCTTTCCTGTTAACACAACAGAACGGGGTGTGGGCCGGAAGATCATTATCCGAACTTACCCTGGTAAACGGAGAGAGCGATACATTGGTAGACTGGCAAGAGGATCTGATAGACCAGAGTAGCTATCACAGCCATTTGGAGCAGACCTTTGAAAACAAAAGGCTGAGAGTAGAACAACAATTGGTGTATATGTCTGCGCATACGGCCCTGCAACGTACAAAAATCACCAATCTTTCAAATCAAAGTATAGCATTAGGGATAGAGATAACGGGTAATGTTTTTGACAGTCTGGATATTAATGTGCTTAAGGAAAAAGGCGGAATTAAATTGGTGTCCGACAGATCCGAAGCAACAGGGCATTTAAAACTATTGAATAAGAACAATGAGATAAAGACAACAGGAAACACATTTTCTATTAAACAAACTCCTTTTGTTTTACAGCCCAAAGAAACGAAAGAAGTAATAATGGCACAGTCATTTATTTTTCCCGAATATTCATGGAAAGAAGAAGAGGAACTGATTGATGAAGCCGATTTTGAAAGTGTACTTCTAAAGCGAAAGATAGAAAAAGAAGGACAACTGGAAAGCCTGATCGATAAGCAAAGGACAGGTTTTAAAAAACAAGAGTACACCAATGTACTGGCAAAAGCATTGCTGACGTTACAGAACAATTGGAGGGTTCCGGCCGGTGAGTTGAAACACCAGGGGCTTTTTCCGAGCTATCATTATAAATGGTTTCATGGTTTTTGGTCGTGGGATTCGTGGAAACACGCGGTGGGATTGGTATTGTATAATGAAGATCTGGCAAAAGATCAGATCCGTGCGATGTTCGATTTTCAGCAGGAAGACGGATTTATAGTAGACTGCATCTATAGGGATACCACTATAGAAGCTCATAACTACAGGGATACCAAACCACCATTGGCAAGTTGGGCAGTTGCTGAAGTGTTCGGAAAATCCGGTGATACTGCTTTCGTAAAAGAAATGTACTCTAAATTGAAAAGGTATCATGAGTGGTGGTATGCCAAACGCGACCATGATAAGGACGGGCTCTGTGAGTACGGTTCTACCGACGGTTCTCTGATAGCTGCAAAATGGGAAAGCGGTATGGATAATGCCATCAGGTTTGACGATGCTGAGATCTTAAAGAACTCAGATGGCGCATATTCCCTTAATCAGGAAAGTGTAGACCTGAATGCTTATCTGTATGCAGAGAAATTGTATTTGGCAGCATTAGCGAATGTGTTACATAATGAAACTGATAAGAAGGACTTTGAAGATGATGCTCAACAGTTAAAAGACAGGATTCAACATCAATTTTATAGTGAGGAAGACGGTTGGTTTTACGATACTTCGTTAGACGGTGAACATTTTGTGAAAGGAGCAGGTAGTGAAGGCTGGATTCCTTTGTGGACAAATGTGGCAACCCCAACCCAGGCCGAAGCAATAAAAAATAAAATGATGAATACGGAAAAGTTTTTCACCAAAGTGCCTTTCCAGACCATGGCTAAAGATCATCCGAAGTTTGATCCTATGAATGGATACTGGCGGGGGCCGAATTGGCTGGATCAGGCTTATTTTGGTGTTAAAGGACTTCGCAATTATGGTTATAATAAGGAAGCAGACAGTGCTACAGTTCAAATTTTAAACGGAGCGGAAGGTTTGTTGGATAAGGGAACTTCAATACGGGAAAACTATCACCCGATTACCGGAAAAGGGCTTAATGCTAAAAACTTTAGTTGGAGTGCCGCTCATATTATGATGATGCTAACCGAAGATAATTAG